In Trichoderma atroviride chromosome 2, complete sequence, one DNA window encodes the following:
- a CDS encoding uncharacterized protein (EggNog:ENOG41), giving the protein MSSFSAAGARSGGRVPYGYGQVPSGYPATSISPYSPHIREDTTSIYPIDPNLLDSNSPDASSQCWQPISMLPSCFQQSPIDICLDPKLTRETCNDSIYQADCARNGSPSSFQGSPVFSLAKSPSIGSDGSYDVPPTPPDAQGNVITLGTPYDSDYYESSSKQPEVSYYPGSQDEDVHEHVANPAYYNVESHEFNGQYMFGTAPRCNSLGHISAHGAHIDAANASARHYSPCTILSYADSARHIKEESMPPNTERWASASRVVKRRSRTSQYRHDPISSGIQASAGHEVSSQGDRKRKVYSANKKFCHKCKKHFDSRALLEEHTGKVHPRPYICVFHYAGCTARFDAKNEWKRHVSTKHLGLKYWVCMEGKCADERQSSFQQRAGLVPNGNIFNRKDLYTQHIRRMHSNIAGQSTTDYKGADARSDFMVKRMQEDALRIRCRLPTWMPCPVKSCDKQFKGSNAWDERMEHVAQQHFENAATGKEPPVEFGGVHDYVLTEWAQRSEIRIVKQTDMGWELCDPLKGDTEYRMVTATPEGEL; this is encoded by the coding sequence atgtcTTCTTTCTCCGCAGCCGGCGCAAGAAGCGGTGGACGGGTTCCCTATGGCTATGGTCAAGTGCCCAGTGGATACCCAGCAACATCCATTTCACCATACAGTCCACACATCCGAGAGGATACTACTAGTATCTATCCAATTGACCCAAATTTGCTCGACTCCAACTCCCCAGACGCTAGCTCGCAATGCTGGCAGCCAATCTCAATGTTGCCATCATGCTTTCAGCAGTCTCCAATCGACATTTGCCTCGACCCTAAGCTGACTCGCGAAACTTGCAACGACAGCATTTATCAAGCTGATTGTGCACGAAATgggtcgccgtcttctttccaGGGCTCGCCAGTGTTTAGCTTGGCGAAGAGCCCGTCCATTGGCAGCGATGGTAGCTACGACGTGCCTCCCACGCCACCAGATGCACAAGGCAATGTCATCACTCTGGGAACTCCCTATGACTCGGATTATTACGAAtccagctccaagcagcCAGAGGTCAGCTACTATCCAGGCTCGCAGGACGAAGACGTTCACGAGCATGTTGCAAACCCAGCATACTACAATGTGGAAAGCCATGAGTTCAACGGGCAATACATGTTTGGTACTGCTCCCCGCTGTAACTCTCTGGGTCATATCAGTGCCCATGGCGCACACATTGATGCTGCCAATGCCAGCGCTCGTCACTATTCTCCCTGCACTATTCTTTCTTATGCCGACTCAGCTCGCCAtatcaaagaagagagcatgCCGCCAAACACTGAAAGGTGGGCGTCGGCTTCCAGGGTGGTGAAGAGACGCAGCCGCACCTCGCAGTATCGCCACGATCCCATCTCTTCTGGCATCCAAGCCTCTGCTGGTCACGAGGTATCGTCACAGGGCGATAGGAAGCGCAAGGTTTACAGTGCAAACAAAAAATTCTGCCACAAGTGCAAGAAGCATTTCGACAGCCGGGCATTGCTTGAAGAGCATACGGGCAAGGTCCACCCCCGGCCTTACATCTGCGTCTTCCACTATGCGGGCTGCACCGCCAGGTTTGATGCCAAGAACGAATGGAAGCGCCACGTTAGCACGAAGCACTTGGGTTTGAAATACTGGGTGTGCATGGAAGGCAAATGTGCCGATGAGCGACAATCGTCGTTCCAGCAACGTGCAGGCCTTGTGCCCAACGGCAACATCTTCAACCGCAAGGACCTGTACACCCAGCACATTCGGCGCATGCACTCCAACATTGCCGGCCAGAGCACAACCGACTACAAGGGTGCAGATGCCAGATCCGACTTCATGGTCAAGAGAATGCAAGAGGATGCCCTGCGCATCCGATGCCGGCTCCCAACCTGGATGCCTTGCCCCGTGAAATCGTGCGACAAGCAGTTCAAAGGCAGCAATGCTTGGGACGAGCGCATGGAGCATGTGGCTCAGCAGCACTTTGAAAACGCGGCTACAGGCAAGGAGCCACCGGTGGAGTTTGGAGGAGTTCACGACTATGTTTTGACCGAATGGGCGCAGCGATCCGAAATCCGCATCGTCAAACAAACAGACATGGGATGGGAGCTCTGCGACCCCCTGAAGGGTGACACAGAATATAGGATGGTCACAGCCACCCCCGAAGGCGAACTGTAG
- a CDS encoding uncharacterized protein (TransMembrane:2 (i86-105o117-139i)) — MGRDFAGDGGKRLDEGAGMPSAGLRNPSMAAALQRTRDQLKADGTRPRLMLADVPVDSYGRYTPKLMSEDWLTLGSGRSTSTGSSTITIGLLMQLVASTLIAVLGGSGRACTVSAVIQPPVIITIIAAFVINAVICNAASRTTCIKTASPAAAAEAVKGGAPLTATPGHNCGTQHLCAGPLVPEQTASA, encoded by the exons ATGGGTCGAGAttttgctggagatggaggcaaGAGATTGGACGAGGGAGCGGGCATGCCGAGCGCTGGGCTGAGAAACCCCAGTATGGCTGCAGCTCTCCAGCGAACCAGGGACCAGTTGAAGGCAGATGGCACTAGACCGCGCCTCATGCTGGCAGATGTACCAGTCGATTCGTACGGACGGTATACGCCAAAGTTGATGAGCGAGGATTGGCTCACCCTCGGTTCTGGCCGCAGCACCAGTacaggcagcagcaccatcaccatcggcCTCCTAATGCAGCTGGTAGCATCAACATTGATAGCAGTCTTGGGTGGTTCGGGTAGAGCCTGCACCGTCTCCGCCGTCATCCAACCTCCAGTCATCATCACTATCATCGCCGCCTTCGtcatcaacgccgtcatctGCAATGCAGCATCGCGCACAACTTGCATCAAAACTGCTtctcctgctgccgctgcggagGCCGTGAAAGGCGGCGCGCCACTGACGGCCACACCTGGGCACAATTGCGGCACACAGCACCTCT GCGCAGGCCCGCTCGTTCCTGAGCAGACGGCCAGCGCATGA